A single genomic interval of Megalobrama amblycephala isolate DHTTF-2021 linkage group LG17, ASM1881202v1, whole genome shotgun sequence harbors:
- the brinp3b gene encoding BMP/retinoic acid-inducible neural-specific protein 3 → MIAFCFSLQVTETRTGPLGCSNYDNLDSVSSVLVHSQENKVQLQGLQAILPSYLSSSFVQAALGYIGCNAEGQFVCKDNDCWCQCSKEFPQCNCPEADILSQESYLERMREAWRQENQEFQDSDEFQSFMGKLPTQSALNSSRILQLWRTDSALQQRYRQLESRVSLLLSKTRRTANKLFNLSKRCRMQPKIVSLRERPLGYWLQFTLSILYCSENNQLGFYAEELRTCACPYENPPCQGVVPCEVGDGHRCASCSMDNRTRCSSCNPGYVLSHGVCKYAVPNPTDHYLGFETDLQDLELRYLLQHRDGRITTHAIFVSNDVRLNVWFDPSWRKRMLLTLKSNKFKSNRVHMLLGISLQICMTKNSTLEPGLSVYVNPFGGSHSESWTMPINQNGYPDWEKTKLDIPLDCFNWTLTLGNRWKSFFETVHFYLRSRIRTESSQGNDTVYFEPLEAMDSSQNFGYMKINSMQLFGYSMHFDPEAIQDLILQLDYPYTQGSQDSALLQLMEIRYRVNRLSPPGPLPLDLFSCLLRHRLKLSSSEVQRILTTLQTFSAKQPFYKEYEAAKLCS, encoded by the exons ATgattgctttttgtttttctctccaGGTAACTGAGACCAGGACCGGGCCTTTGGGTTGCAGTAACTATGACAACCTCGACTCTGTCAGCTCTGTTCTGGTTCACAGCCAGGAGAACAAAGTTCAGTTGCAAG GACTTCAGGCTATTCTGCCTAGTTATTTAAGTAGCAGCTTTGTTCAGGCTGCCTTAGGCTACATAGGCTGCAATGCTGAAGGCCAATTTGTGTGCAAAGACAATGACTGCTGGTGCCAATGCAGTAAGGAGTTTCCCCAGTGTAACTGCCCTGAGGCTGATATTCTCTCCCAGGAAAGCTACCTGGAGCGCATGAGGGAGGCCTGGAGGCAGGAGAACCAGGAATTTCAAGATTCAG ATGAGTTCCAGAGCTTCATGGGTAAATTACCAACACAGAGTGCTCTAAATTCATCAAGAATCCTGCAATTGTGGAGAACAGACAGTGCTCTACAGCAACGCTACAGGCAGCTAGAAAGCCGCGTTAGCCTCCTGCTCTCCAAGACCCGACGAACTGCTAACAAGCTCTTCAACCTCAGCAAGAGATGCCGCATGCAGCCCAAAATAGTGTCTCTAAGGGAGag GCCCTTGGGCTACTGGCTACAGTTCACCCTGTCCATCCTGTACTGCAGTGAGAATAACCAACTGGGATTTTACGCAGAGGAATTACGGACTTGTGCCTGTCCGTACGAGAACCCCCCATGCCAGGGTGTTGTCCCTTGCGAAGTGGGTGACGGCCACCGTTGCGCTTCTTGCTCCATGGACAACCGCACCCGCTGCTCCAGTTGCAACCCAGGTTACGTTCTCAGTCATGGAGTTTGTAAATATGCTGTACCCAACCCCACAGACCACTACCTGGGCTTTGAGACGGACCTACAAGACCTGGAGCTACGCTACCTACTGCAACACCGAGACGGCCGCATCACTACCCATGCAATCTTCGTCAGCAATGACGTGCGCCTCAACGTTTGGTTTGACCCTTCTTGGAGAAAGAGGATGTTGCTTACACTAAAGAGCAACAAGTTCAAATCCAACCGTGTCCATATGCTCCTGGGCATCTCGCTGCAGATCTGCATGACCAAGAACTCCACCTTAGAGCCTGGGCTGTCAGTCTACGTCAACCCTTTTGGAGGTAGCCACTCAGAAAGCTGGACTATGCCCATCAATCAAAATGGCTACCCGGACTGGGAGAAAACCAAGCTGGACATTCCTTTGGATTGCTTCAATTGGACCTTGACTTTAGGCAACCGGTGGAAGAGCTTTTTTGAGACTGTTCACTTCTACCTAAGGAGCCGCATTCGGACCGAGTCCTCTCAGGGGAATGATACGGTCTACTTCGAGCCTCTAGAAGCTATGGATTCCTCTCAGAACTTTGGATACATGAAGATCAACAGCATGCAGCTGTTTGGTTACAGTATGCACTTTGACCCCGAAGCTATCCAGGACCTGATCCTACAGTTGGACTATCCGTACACTCAGGGATCTCAAGACTCTGCCCTGCTGCAGCTAATGGAGATCCGATATCGGGTCAATAGACTCTCTCCTCCTGGACCACTGCCATTAGATTTGTTCTCCTGCCTACTCCGACATAGGCTCAAACTCTCCAGCTCCGAGGTACAGAGAATACTCACCACACTGCAGACTTTTAGTGCCAAACAGCCATTCTACAAAGAGTACGAAGCTGCGAAACTTTGTAGTTAG